The following are encoded in a window of Caldicellulosiruptor danielii genomic DNA:
- the mraY gene encoding phospho-N-acetylmuramoyl-pentapeptide-transferase: MLDIDTIIAIIISFLIVLIVMPIVIPFLKYLKFGQVVRDDGPKTHHKKSGTPTMGGLVIGLSIIITSLIFYKKYPAIGAPLIATVAFGLIGFIDDFIKVVLKRSLGLRAREKLVLQFLISITFLYVIQKHIGSDVYLPVANRYIDLKWAYVPVMSVLMVFTANAVNLTDGLDGLASGVTMIVSLFLAIISIFSRNHDMAIFSGAIVGSCMGFLRYNAYPAVVFMGDTGSLMLGGSIFAIAVMLKQPVLVLVIGGLYIIEAVSVMLQVLYFKLTKKRIFRMAPLHHHFELLGWDEAKVVVVFWIFTILFCLLALAMIQLKI; encoded by the coding sequence ATGCTTGACATTGACACAATAATTGCAATAATAATTTCATTTTTGATTGTTTTAATTGTTATGCCAATTGTAATCCCCTTTTTAAAATATTTAAAATTTGGTCAGGTTGTGCGAGATGATGGGCCAAAAACACACCACAAGAAAAGCGGTACACCTACAATGGGTGGGCTTGTTATAGGTTTGAGCATAATCATAACATCCCTCATATTCTACAAAAAGTATCCTGCCATTGGAGCACCGCTGATAGCAACAGTTGCATTTGGTCTTATAGGTTTTATAGACGATTTCATAAAAGTAGTGTTAAAAAGGTCTTTGGGACTTCGCGCACGTGAGAAGCTGGTACTTCAATTTTTAATCAGCATAACATTTTTGTATGTCATACAAAAACACATAGGGAGCGACGTTTACCTGCCTGTTGCAAATAGATACATTGATTTAAAATGGGCGTATGTTCCTGTGATGTCAGTTTTAATGGTTTTTACTGCAAATGCTGTAAATCTTACAGATGGACTTGACGGTTTGGCAAGTGGTGTGACAATGATAGTATCTTTGTTTTTAGCCATCATCTCAATATTTTCAAGAAACCATGATATGGCAATATTTAGCGGTGCTATTGTGGGAAGCTGCATGGGATTTTTGAGGTACAACGCGTACCCGGCAGTGGTGTTTATGGGAGATACAGGGTCTTTGATGCTGGGTGGTTCGATATTTGCAATTGCTGTGATGTTAAAACAGCCTGTACTTGTTTTGGTTATAGGCGGGCTGTATATAATAGAAGCGGTATCAGTAATGCTTCAGGTATTGTATTTTAAGCTCACAAAGAAGAGAATATTTAGAATGGCACCTTTGCACCATCATTTTGAACTTTTGGGCTGGGATGAGGCAAAGGTGGTTGTTGTATTTTGGATATTTACAATTCTGTTTTGCCTTCTTGCCTTGGCAATGATACAGCTGAAAATTTAG